In Trifolium pratense cultivar HEN17-A07 linkage group LG7, ARS_RC_1.1, whole genome shotgun sequence, a genomic segment contains:
- the LOC123893745 gene encoding probable carboxylesterase 8, which yields MAESSPSKQNLTFDPYEFLKIKLNPNGSLTRNYVVPTVPPSSDPNNSPPQPALSKDIILNASTKTSIRLFIPNPPPASSSGKLPLILYFHGGGFIMYHPSSLIFHQSCSTFAAEIPVVVASVDYRLTPEHRLPAAYDDAVESLLWIKSQAQNPNESDPWIRDHVDFTKCFLMGNSAGGNIAYFTSLRALDLDLSPIKIEGLLLNSPFFGGVQRTESELRLINDHILPLPAGDLMWTLSLPEGADRDHVYCNPTVSDVVYGEKIGQLPRTFINGYGGDPLVDKQKEVAKILEAHGVPVEPYFCEDGYHAVEIFDRSKAQALVDYVKKFILSTVPPQSSM from the coding sequence ATGGCCGAATCATCACCTTCGAAACAAAACTTAACCTTTGACCCCTACGAATTCctcaaaatcaaactcaatccaAACGGTTCCCTAACAAGAAACTATGTTGTCCCCACCGTACCACCATCCTCCGATCCCAATAACTCTCCTCCGCAACCCGCTCTCTCTAAAGACATTATCCTAAATGCTTCCACAAAAACATCGATTCGTCTCTTTATTCCAAACCCTCCACCGGCTTCTTCCTCCGGTAAACTCCCCCTCATTCTCTATTTCCACGGAGGCGGTTTCATCATGTACCACCCTTCCTCCCTCATCTTCCACCAATCATGTTCCACATTTGCTGCTGAAATCCCTGTCGTTGTTGCCTCTGTTGATTATCGTCTCACACCTGAGCATCGTCTTCCCGCCGCATATGACGACGCTGTTGAATCTCTTCTTTGGATCAAATCCCAAGCTCAAAATCCAAATGAATCTGATCCATGGATTAGAGACCACGTGGACTTTACCAAATGCTTCTTAATGGGAAATAGCGCGGGAGGTAACATCGCCTATTTCACGTCTCTTCGTGCTCTAGATCTCGATCTCTCTCCTATTAAGATCGAAGGACTCTTATTAAACTCTCCATTTTTTGGTGGGGTCCAAAGGACGGAATCTGAGCTCCGTTTGATTAATGATCATATATTACCGTTACCTGCGGGTGATCTCATGTGGACCCTATCTTTGCCCGAGGGTGCGGATCGTGACCACGTGTATTGTAATCCAACGGTTTCAGATGTAGTATACGGTGAGAAGATCGGACAGCTGCCGAGGACTTTTATTAATGGCTACGGTGGAGATCCATTGGTGGATAAGCAAAAGGAGGTAGCGAAGATTTTGGAAGCACATGGGGTGCCCGTGGAGCCCTATTTTTGTGAGGATGGGTATCATGCTGTGGAAATATTTGATCGTTCTAAGGCACAAGCTTTGGTTGATTATGTTAAGAAATTTATACTCTCTACGGTTCCTCCTCAATCCTCTATGTAA